Proteins from a genomic interval of Rhipicephalus microplus isolate Deutch F79 chromosome 6, USDA_Rmic, whole genome shotgun sequence:
- the LOC142765621 gene encoding uncharacterized protein LOC142765621 yields MSVFLILVFALADGKRVTLRFMAGNRENDPPPAQPPTPSPACDGDVDSDGALAAFPAAAASAEDVEELWSARKTRFFIAKYSEMKDLVGKTRALRTRRLLWKKLAEAINTEFLCNVTATQVENKWKSLDRAYKKSKKDNNSSGHHRVNCEYEEELAEVLEKEHSVNPRLLLEPGKTILPSASPDTSITEAPQDAAVPVECNTASKVRSSTTPKRKRQSRSQVTPLLEALEKMQASRAKQEEAAVKQLEERKKWEEAKAKRHDERMQRFDRLIDVLSNKDGL; encoded by the exons atgtcggtatttttaatcttggttttcgcccttgcagacggcaagcgcgttacgttgcggttcatggcagggaatcgtgaaaatgacccccctccggcacaaccgccgacgccttctcctgcctgcgacggcgacgttgacagcgatggggctttagccgcatttccagcagcagccgcgtcggctgaagatgtggaagagctttggagcgcccgaaaaacaaggttcttcatcgccaaatactcggaaatgaaggacttggtgggaaaaaccagggcacttcg cacaagaaggcttctgtggaagaagttggctgaggccatcaatacggagttcttgtgcaacgtgactgccacacaagtggaaaacaaatggaagtcgctggacagagcatataaaaagtcaaaaaaagacaacaattcttcaggtcaccaccgtgtgaactgtgaatatgaaga agagctggcagaagtcttggaaaaagaacatagtgtaaatccaaggctgctcttggagcctggaaaaacaatcctgcctagtgcaagtccaga caccagcatcactgaagcacctcaagatgcagcagtcccagtcgagtgcaacacagcatccaaagttcggagcagcacaacgccaaaaaggaagcgccagagtaggtcccaagtcacgccgctcttggaggcattagaaaaaatgcaagcttcgagagctaagcaagaggaggcagcagtgaaacaactggaggaaagaaaaaaatgggaagaggcaaaggcaaagcggcatgatgagcgcatgcagcgattcgatcggttgatcgacgtactctcaaataaggacgggttataa